The sequence CGGAACATATTGTGCGCTTCAAAGAACAAAAGAATAAACGCGCCCGGGGAGATTTGAACTCCCGACAAACAGCTTAGGGGGCTGTTGCCCTATCCAGACTAGGCTACAGGCGCATAATTGCCGCTAAATTGGAATTAGCGTGCCCCTTTTAAATATTTCTGAAAAATGCCGGAATCTGTCAAAAAAACAGGAAAGTTTAAATACTTAGTGTAATTATAACACTTAAGTAAGTGTAAAATAAACAAAAACGGGTTAAAAAGATGGAAACCGCAATAGAAAGGAACAATCATACCCCCTTTGGGCTTTTAGTTTATGTTACTGGAATGGAAAAAAGCATTCCTGAAAAAGAAAAGCTTATGCCTTATGTAAAGGGGGAGCGCGTATTAGAAATTGGATGCGGTTCAGGGGCAGTCCTTGAATTATTGTCTAGGAATTTTCCCAAAAGCGCAATTATTGGCATTGACAATTCTGAACAAATGCTTTCTGTGGCAAAGGGAAGAGAATATTCAACTTCTAATGTTACTATACTTTATGGAGACGCTCTCAATAAACGGTTCGAGGATGAGTCTATTGACACAATAATTCTGTCTTCTGTCCTACACGAAGTTTATTCATACAATAATTATCATATGGAGGCGCTTGAAAAAGCGGTCTCAAACGCCTGTGAAATGCTTGTTCCTGGAGGAAGAATAATAATAAGAGATGGCGTTATGCCTACTCCGCAGGTATATTACCTTAAGTTCAGGAATAATGAAACAAAAGATTCATTTAAAAAATTTGCAGATGATTTTACGCCGAGAAAAATATCATATTCTCTTGCTTCAGATTCGGGCTTTCCAAAATTAGGCAGCGCAGATGCCTATGAATTCCTAAGCAAGTATTTCTATAAGGAAAACTGGGCAATCGAGGTTAAGGAGCAGTTTGGAATTCTCAATCTTTCGGAGTATTGTGATATTCTGGAAAGAAATGGAATGCAGATAGTCGATGCACAGTCATACCTGATTGATTTTTTAAAATGCAAATATGAGAAGGATGTCTCGCTTTTAGAAAAAAAAGACGGGATATACGTGCCTGCAAACTATCCTGATTCAACTGCAATAATTATCGCTGAGAAAAGGTGAGAAAAATGGAAAATGAACTGATTGATGCATTAAATGGAAAAGATAAAAGCAAAGTAATTTTTTTTGATGTAGACACCCAGCATGATTTTATGCAGCAGGCATTCTGTGATGACAAAAATAATGTCATAAAAGGCGCGCTGTACATAAACAATGC is a genomic window of Candidatus Woesearchaeota archaeon containing:
- a CDS encoding methyltransferase domain-containing protein, whose protein sequence is METAIERNNHTPFGLLVYVTGMEKSIPEKEKLMPYVKGERVLEIGCGSGAVLELLSRNFPKSAIIGIDNSEQMLSVAKGREYSTSNVTILYGDALNKRFEDESIDTIILSSVLHEVYSYNNYHMEALEKAVSNACEMLVPGGRIIIRDGVMPTPQVYYLKFRNNETKDSFKKFADDFTPRKISYSLASDSGFPKLGSADAYEFLSKYFYKENWAIEVKEQFGILNLSEYCDILERNGMQIVDAQSYLIDFLKCKYEKDVSLLEKKDGIYVPANYPDSTAIIIAEKR